The window GTTGGTGTCATTCAGCACCCCCCAGCGCGCGGCGCAGCTTCTCGATGGCATAGCGATAACGGCTGGCGACGGTATTCGGTCGCGCGCGCGTGATGGCGGCGATCTCGGCGAAGGTGAGGCCCTCGTAGACCTTGAGAACGACGACCTCGCGCTGGTCCGGTGGCAGCTCGCGCAGGGCGCCCTCGGCGCGCTCCACCGGCAGCGCCTGCTCCTGGTCAAGGCAACTCGCATCGAAGAAGCAGGCGTGGGAGGGGTCGGTGGGCTGCTCGCGATGGGGCCTGCGCAGCATCGAGATGGCCTGGTTGCGGGCGCTTGCGAGCAGGTAGGCGCGGGGGTTGCGGATGCGTCGCCAATCCCGGCGCGCCGCCTTGAGGAAAACCTCGCCCAGGGCGTCCTGCGCGTCCTCCGGTGAGCGCAGCACGGCCAGCAGCAGCCGATATACCGCGGCGGCGTGTCCATCGTAGAGCCCGCCGAGGTCGGCGCGCGCTCCGGTTGCTCGGGGCCGGTCCAGCGCCACCGCGTCGCCTGCGTCGGAGAGTGCCTCCATGCAGTCACGCCCTCCCGTCTTCATTGACGCTTCGGCGGCCAGGTTTTGTCTATGCCCAGGGCGGTATCACAGCCGGGGTTTAGCCGCCTCTGGCGGTGCGGTGCCACGTTGCCGCTCGCCAGCGGGGCAGCAAGTCGGCCAGGGCGGCGGTGATGCGACGGGCGGCCGCTTGCGCCGTCTCGCGGCGCAGGGGGCCGTCGCCGCGCAGGTCGTCGAAGGTAAGCGCAGGGCCGATGCGGATGCGAATCCCCGCCGGGCGGATGATAAAGGAGTGACGCGCCAACGCGCGATCGGTGCCGTCCACGCCCATCGGCACCACCGGCGCGCCGGTGCGCAGCGCCAGCATAGCGATGCCGAGCTCCGCCGGCGTCAGGCGGCCATCCTGGCTGCGCGTGCCCTCGGGGAAGACCATGACCGGCTCGCCGCCGCGAAGAATCTGCTCCGCCTGCCGCAGCGCCGCGCGATCCGCCACTCCCCGCCGCACCGGAAACGCCCCCAGCGCGTGGATGAGCGGCCCCAACAGCGCCACCTCGAACAGCTCCGACTTGGCCATGAAGAAGACCTGGCGATCCACGGCGACGGCGGCGACGGGGGGATCGAGGTAGCTGGTGTGATTGGGGGCGAGGATGACGCCTCCGCGCCGGGGGAAATGCCGGCGGCCGCTGACCCGCCAATGGCAGAAGACGAACAGCCACAGCCGAATCGCCTTTGCGCAAAAGAAGTAGAACAGGCGGCGCGGCAGGCGCTTGGGCCAGACCGCGCGCAGTACTGCCGCCCGCTGGTGAGATGGCTGTCGCATGGATCGGGACTATGATCGCGGAGATGTCATTCTGAGGCGAACCCCCAAAGCCCACCTTCGCGGGAAGGGTTCACCAGTCGGCGGGGACTTACCTGCCGCGCACCGGGGGGGAACAGGGCGGCAACAAGACTGGTTGCGGCGACTGGGCCAGAACTCCGTCTTTAGCGAGCCTTCCTCGAACCGCAATGACTTATCGTGGTTCGCTCGGCACCCCCTCCCTTCAAGGGGGAGGTTGGGTGAGGGTGACACGGCTGCGGTGTGCGGCTCCACCCGACTTACCCTCACCCGCCCCGCTCTCGCGGGGCGCCCTCTCCCTGGAGGGGAGAGGCGTTCGGGCGCAGCCCACGCGGCGGATTGCCCTGACAGCCAAGAACGAAGCTCCTGGCGATTGGCTGCGGCGCTTGACAGCCCGCCGCGCCGCCGCCTATCATGGCCCCGCGAGTTCCTCCCATGACCGATGCTCCGACCACACCCGGCCTGGTTTGCTTGCGCCCCGAATGGGACGAGTACTTCATGCTGCTGGCGAAGCTGGCGGCCATCCGCTCGACCTGCCTGTCGCGGCCGGCGGGGGCGGTGATCGTGCTCGACCGCCAGGTGCTGGCGACGGGCTACAACGGCTCGATGCCGGGGGTCGCCCATTGCACGGACAAAGGCGTATGCTTTCGCCGCAGCGCGGGCGCGGGCGAGAACGATAAGTACGACATCTGCCGCGCTATCCACGCCGAGGCCAACGCCATCGCCCAGGCCGCCCGCCGCGGCGTCAGCATCGAGGGCGCGACGGTCTATACCACCCTTGCCCCGTGCTTCGTGTGCACCAAGCTCATGGCTAGCGCGCGCATCCGCCGCGTGGTCTATGAGCACGAGTACGAGTCCCCCGACCGCGAGCGCGACGAGATCTGGCGGCGCGCGCTCGACGACGCCGGCATCGAGTGCGCGCAGCTCACCCTCACCCCCGACACCGTGCGGCGCGCGGGGGAGCTGATCTCCGGCGTCACTTCTCTGCGGCGGCCGCTGTCCGCAACGGGGGAACCGCTGAAACCACCCACAGATTTCACAGATGACACAGATTAAGGGAGGAAGGAAATGGCGGGCGAAGCCAATTCCTTGTGATTGCTTGCTCTTCTCGCCCGTCTCTTGTTTTCTCATCTGCGCAATCTGCGGTTAACAAGGGAAAGACCTAAGATGATTCCCGGCAGCCAGCCCGTTATCGCCGTCAGCGGGCGCACCTTGCCCGAGGCGTGGCAGAACGCCATGCTCGCCCTCTACGAGGGCGGACTTGACACCGCCACCTCCTTCGACCGCGCCGGCGACCCCCAGAGCAAGGATGCCACCGTCATCGTCACCGTCGAGGAGCCCTTCGCCGAGCCGCGCCTGCACAAGCGGGCCATCCCCGCTGGCCTCGAGGAGCTGGAGATCTACCGGCTGGAGGTGGTGGCGGGGGTGCACGATCATTGGGTCAACCGCTTCGGCGAGGAGTGGAACTACACGTACCACGAGCGCCTCCGCGCCTACGACGCGGGCGACGGCAAGCCGGTAGATCAAGTGGCGACCATGCTCGACCAGATCTGCGAGGCGCGCGACCTGTACCGCCGGCGCTTCCAGGTGGTCACCTGGATCCCGGCGGTGGACCCGCACATCATAGACCCGCCGTGCTTGCAGCGCCTGCACGTGCGCCTGCTGCCGACGCCGGACGGCGCGTGGACGCTCAACCTCAACACTGACTGGCGCTCGCGCGACGGCTACAAGGCGTGGTTCATGAACGTCTTCGCCATCACCGATCTGCAGCGCCTGCTGGCGCAGGAGATCGGAGAGCGCCGCGGGGTCGAGGTGCGAGTGGGGCGCTACTGCGACAAGTCGGATTCGCTGCACATCTACGGCAAAGACCTGGAGGGGGTCGGAGGGTTCTCCGGGTTCCTGCAGCGACTGCGCGAGAAACCGCTGGACGAGCTATGCTGGAGCAGCGAGTTCTGCCGGCCGATGTTCGTCGAAGCGCGCCACCGCCTCGCCGCCCAGCTCGACGCCGAGCGCCGGGGCCTGGGCAAGGGCGTCATCGCGGCGGGCGTGGACGCGGCGACGTTCCCCTATCCCGCGGAGTGGGATCGGTAGCGGCGGGCCGTTTCGGCGCGCTGCGCCAAGACGTCCGCGCATAGACCCGCTGCGGCGGCGCACAGGCCCGCCCTGAGGGTGTATAATAGGCGGCGAGGGGCATCGCCATGAACGCAAACGAAGCGCGACGCGCAAGAGCGGTTTGCCGTTCCCCTATCGCCGTGTGTCCTCTTCCCTTTTTCTCCTTCATGCTTTCCACATCGCGCATCGGTTTCCCGGCTTCGAGCTTATGATCCGCCCGGAAGGAGACGATCATGCTCAGTCGCACCTCGATTGGCCTGGTTGTGGCAGTCGCATGGTGGATAGTCTGTGCGCCGGTGCCAGATGCCGTTCGCGCCGATACGTTCGACGCGGGGGAAGCGGCGCTCGGCGATCAGCGCCTGGCTAAACCTCTGACCCTCGACCTGACGCAAGAGCCGGTGTCGGATCTGCTCGCCAGGATCGGAGCGGCCACCGGCGTCCGGCTCTCCGCGCGCCAGATGGACAACGACAAGGTCAACGTCTTCGTCAATGACCTGCCTGCGCGCGATTTGCTGGCGCAGGTGGCGAAGCTGTACCGCGGTCGGTGGGAGCGCGGAGATGGTGAGTACGTCCTGGCGTCGCCCGATGACCGCGAGCTGCTGTGCGCGAAGGCAATGGAGCGCTACCGGGCCGCCCAAGAGGCCCGCTATCGCAAGCTGGTCAGCGACGCCCTTGCCAACCTCGGCGCAGACGATGGACAACTGAGGCAGATCGCCCGTGAGGATCCCGAGCTGGCGCTCAATCTGGCGGTCAACAGCTACCCCTACACGGTGCTGGCCTACCTGACGCCGGAGCAATTCGAGGACTTCTTCGACGGCGGCAAGCCCATCCTCATGTTCAACCAGATGCCCGCCGAGCTGCAATCGCAGGTGCGCGATCACGTGTCCCGCTTGGAAACCGATGAGCCCTCCGCCAATGTGCGCTCCGATCGCCTGGGGCAGACGGGCTACAAGATCTACCGCAACGGCAAGTGGGGCATGACCGGCGTCAGCACGACAATATGGCAGCCGAATTCCGACATCTTTTCGGGCGGCTTTGGAAATGTGCCCGAGTGGTCACAGCAGGACTGGCTGGGACGCCGCCTGCCGGAGGCTGCGGACAGACTCGGCATCGTGCGCGACGACACCCTGAAGTTCCAGTGGCAGCGGCGCATCCCGCGCGACACGCCCAACGAGGCGTTCACCCATGCTCCGCCGCCGACGATCGAGATGAAGCCGCGCCGCGACAACCTGCGCGGCGCAGGGTTGACTCAGGTCGAGCGCGCGCTGCACGAGGAGTACGGGGTGCAAGTCGTCGCCGACAGCTACTGTCGCTTCCAATTCAGGTACCTGCGAGACGGGCCGACGCCGGCGCCGCTGGAGATGTTCCTGGACGTGGTGGCAGTGGACTTCGATTATGCGTGGGTGCGCGAGGGCGACGTGGTGCGCCTGCGCAATCCGCTGTGGTTCGAAGCCGATGGCAAGGAGGCGCCGACCTGGCTGTTCAAGGAACTCGCCGCGCGCATCAAGAAGCATGGGTGTCTGCGGTTGGACGATGAGCTGTGGCTGGTGCGAAATTGCGAGCGCGAGGGGCTGTGGCGCCTGTACTCGAGCCAATACAAGGGCCTATATTTCCCCAACGCGATGTCGCTGCGGTACGACTGGCATCTGTTCCGCGCCTTTTCCATGCTAACGCCGCAGCAGAAGGAACGCTGCTGGGGCGAGGGCGTGCCCGTCGCCGAGATGAGCGGCGAAGCGCAGGCACATCTGGTGCAATGGATCCGGGAGGCGCGAAAGCTCGACCAAGACGCGCCCCTCGACCTCAGCCCGGCCACCCTGACCGTCAGCCGCAAGGTCTCGCCGATCAGCGAGGCGGGTGATATTGAGGGCGCTATGTACTACAGTGACGATGCCATCGTGGTCAGCGTGTCCGGCCTGCCGCCAGATCCTCAAAGTGGCTCGACGGAGTTGCAGCGGTGGATGCGCCTCACCAAGCGTTGGCCGGCGGAGGTGCTGGCGGCGTTGCCGTAGAGCCGGGCCGCCCTTCGCCGCTGCCAGCGACAGGGTGATGCTAGACCGAGCTTGAGGAGGGTACCGCCATGACATGCGTACGCTGTGGAGCCGATGTCCCCGAGCAGGCCGGTTTCTGCCCCCAGTGCGGCCAGCCGGTCACCGCCGGTAAGCCGCCGGAGGGAAGCCCCGTCAATGTCCCGCAAGCTCCGCCCGCGCCGCGCAGGGCCGGCCTCGCCGGCCGCCTGAGCCTCATCGAGTGGCTGCTCAAGTATCGCGCGCATGTGATTCAGGACATCGCCGACGAGCGGCATCTGGGACGCTATGCGGCGGACGCGCTACTGGTGACGGTGGTGTGCTCTGTGTTCTATGGCTTCGTCGTCGGCGTGTCGGTAGGCGGGTGGCAGACCCTCTACGACCCGATCAAGCTGCCGTGGGTGCTCGTTTTCACCCTCCTGCTGTGTCTGCCCACGCTCTATGTCTTCAGCGCCTATCTGGGCAGCGGGCTGAGCCTGGCCCAAGTCAGCGTGGTGACATTCAGCGCCACGGCCGTGGTATCCATCACCCTGCTCGCCTTCGCTCCGGTGATATGGTTCTTCATGTTCACGGCCCCCGACAGCCACCACTTCTGGGTGCTCCTCAACGTGGTCGTCTTCGCGGCGGCCGGAGCCTTCGGTGTGGGCTTCCTGGTGCGCGCGATGAGACAGCTTCACGCCCAGCGGGCGGAGTTCCCGAAGGTGCGACGGCTGGTGAACTGGTGGGTGGTGCTCTACGCCGTCGTCGGCGCCCAGATGTCATGGCTGCTGCGGCCTTACTTCACCGCCACCGATGTCTTCATCCGGCCGCGCGGCGGGAACTTCTTCGTCGCCGTGTTGCGAACGCTCATCGAGTGGCTCTCGGGCCGGGGTTGGTAGGCATGGCAGGCACCGGCGCGCCGGCGCAAGCTCGAGCCTTGTTGCCCCTCGGCGGAGTCGTGGGGAGCCTATTTCACCACCGCGAGGAGCTATTCGCAGCTCTCCGCACCGGCGCCGCCGCCCGCGCCTTGGCTCTGCGCATGACTGCGTACGTGGTGCTATTCGCCGGCGCGTACGGCGTGGTCATCGGCATCTACGCCGGCGGGTGGCAGGTGGGGTACGACCTGGTGAAGCTGCCGTGGGTGCTGCTGGCGACGCTGGCGCTGTCGGCGGCCTCATTGTACGTCCTCAACGCGTTCGCCGGAGCGCGCATGTCGTGGGCGCAGACGATCGCAGTCGTGCTCACCGGGCTGCTGGCGACCGTGACCGTGCTGCTCGCCCTGCTGCCGGTGGTCGCCTTCATCATGTTCTCGGGCGAGCGCGACTACTACTTCACGGTGTTCACTAATGTCGTCGCATTCGCCATTGCCGGCTGGTGCGGGGCGCGCTTCGCCATGGAGGCCACGGCCGCGATGCACGAAGATGAACCCACCCGCAAACGGTGCCTCGCGGTGATGCGCGGGTGGACGGCAGTGTACGGCCTGGTGGGCCTACAGATGGCGTGGCTGCTGCGGCCATACTTCCGCCAGACGGAGGTCTTCATCCGACCGCTGGGGGAAGGCGGCACCGTGTTCGAGGCCATCGCGCGGCTGCTGTGGAGAGTGCTCGTCACCGGCTGGTCCTAGCCGCCGCGCCCGGCGCCGCATCACAGGCGATGGCGCCCGTGCCACATTTGGCTGCGCCTAGCCGGCCTGGCCCCGGTTGAGCAACTCGACAAGTACGCTTGGCGCACGTCCGAGGCCTACCTTGGCATCGGGGTCAAGTTCCCGTGCGGGGATGATCTCGACTCCGGCAGCCTGCAGCCTTCGGACGGTGAAGGCCGCGGACATGATTAAGCGCAACAGCGCCTCTTCGAGCAGCACCAGCCCGTGAATCTCGCTCAGCGGCCTCGGCTCTCCCTGCAAGCGCGCCCAGAAGACGACGTTATAGTAGACGCCTTCAGGGATCACGTCGCGGGAGACCGGCTGCCGGCTGATGAGGAGGGGGCGGGGGAGGGTGCTGACCGCGATTTCGGACGGGTGCCCGTCGAGATCAGCGTAGAAGCACTGCGCCGCGGATTCCACCGTCGCCCGGCAGCCAACCTCCTCCATGAGTTCCCTTTGGATGCATTGCCCCCAGGTTTCCGCGTGCTCACGCCGCCCGCCGATCCGGCCCAACTCCAATCTGCCGCCGCCAGAGCCAGCCAACGACGCATCGTTCAAGCAGAACATATAGCGGTTATCATTCAAGCGGGTGAATATGCCCGCGCCCTGCGGGGCGCCTGCGGGGACGATCTCATCAAGGGTTCTCTCGTGCATCTTATCGCGCCCCGACTTGATCGGGGCGCGCTCCGACCCCATCGGCGTCCATCGGCGGTTCGATATCCCTCACTCGCACTCGTCGCGGGCGTCGCGCAGCATGAGCCGTCGCACCGCCTGTGCGGGCTGCATATCCTCGAACAGCACCGCGTGCACGGCGCGCGTGATGGGCATGTCCACTCCCGCCTGCTCCGCCAGTCGCACCGCCGCGCGCGTGGTCTGCACGCCCTCCGCGATCATGTTGTCCATGCCCGCCAGGATGTCGGCAAGCGCCCGGCCGCGCGCCAGGTGGTAGCCGACATAGTGATTGCGGCTGCGGCGGCTGGCGCACGTCGCCACCAGGTCGCCGATGCCGCTGAGGCCGATGAAGGTCGCAGCGGCGGCGCCCAGCGCCACGCCTAAACGGGTGATCTCCGCCAGCCCGCGCGTGACCAGCGCCGCCTTCGTGTTTTCGCCGAAGCCGAGGCCGTCGTTGATCCCGGCGCCGATGGCGATGACGTTCTTGAGCGCGCCACCGAGCTCCACCCCGACCACGTCGGAGTTGGTGTAAACGCGAAACGTCGGCTGCATGAACAACTGCTGCGCGCGTCGCGCCCGCTCGCGATCGGCGCAGGCGATGACGCTGGTGGTGGCGATGCCGGCCGCCACCTCGGCGGCGAGATTGGGCCCCGACAGGCAGGCGGGACACGCGCCCCACGGCGCCGGCAGCTCGTGGGTGATGACCTGCGTCATCCGCAAGCCCGTGTCGTGCTCCAGGCCCTTGGCGGTGCTGATCAGGAAGTGCTGCGGGGCCAGGTGCGGGCGCAAGGCGCGCACCGTTTCACGCATTCCCTGCGACGGCACCGCCAGCGTCACCATCTCCGCACCCGCGACCGCCGCCCCCAGGTCGTCGAGGGGCTCCACGCTCTCCGCCAGGGTCACGCCCGGCAGGTACTGCTGGTTCTCGCGGCGCAGGCGCAGCGACTCCGCCATCTGCTTGCGGCGCGCCCACAGGCGCACGGCCTGCCCCGCGCGCCCCAGCAGCGCCGCCAGCGCCGTGCCCCAGCTGCCGGCGCCGACGATGGCCGCCGGCGGACGCGAATCACTCATGCTCGTGCCCCTTCCCCGGGGGCGAATCGCTCCTGGAGGAGCCGATCTTCGATTCCTCGCCCCGCAGCAAGCGGCGCAGGTTGGGCGCGTGCAGGGCGATCACCAGCACCGCCGCCAGCGCCGCGAAAACCGTGTAGGGTCGTGGTTGACGATAGGCGAGCATGAAGATCGGCATGGAGGCGGCGCTCACAATCGAGGCGACCGAGACGATCCGCGTGATGGCCGCCAGCCCGACGAAAACCGCGAGCCCGCTCAGCCCCACCGGCCATGACATCGCGGCGACGACGCCGAATCCCGTTGCCACGCCGCGCCCGCCGCGGAAACCCAGGAAGATGGAGCACGTGTGCCCCAGCAGGGCCATCGCCCCCGCGCCAAGGGTCAGCGCGGTGGCGGCGCCGCCCGCGTACCCCCCATGGGCGGCGAGCGCCTTTGCCGCCAGCACCGCCACCGCGCCCTTGCCGGCGTCGAGCACGAACACCACCAGCGCGGCTCGCTTGCCGGCGACCCGTAACACGTTGGTGGTGCCGATATTGCCCGACCCCACCTCGCGGATGTCCACGCCGCTCCACGCCTTCGCCACCCACAGGCCGAAGGGCAGCGAGCCCAAGACGTAGGAGCCGACCATCAGCAGGACTGGAGGCAGCGCGGCGCTCACGTCATTTCCCCCGACGCCCGCGGCGGGACTCGTCCGCGCCCGCGGATTCACGTACTATCATCCGCACCGGCGTCCCCTCCAGCCCGAAGCGGTGGCGGATGCGGTTCTCAAGATACCGCAGGTATGAAAAATGCACCAGCTCAGGATGGTTGACGAACAGCACGAAGGTCGGTGGGCGCACCCGCGGCTGGGTGGCGTAGTAGATGCGCAGCGGCTTACCCTTGATCGCCAGCGGCCGCGCCTGCGCCGCCTCCCGCACCAGGCGGCTGAGCTCCGGGGTCGAGACGCGCATGGCATGCTGTTGCGCTGCCGCCACCCCCGTGCGCATAAGGTCATCCAGCCCCCAGCGCTCCGTGGCCGAGATGAAGACGATCGGCGCGTACTGCATGAACGCGAGCTGGGATCGCGCCTGGCGCGCGAAGTCCTTCATCAGCGTGCGGTTCTCGGCGGGGGCGAGCTGCTCCTTTTCCTGCTGTGCCGCCGCGGCCCGCTGCACCAGGTCCCACTTGTTGACCACCACCACCTGCGCCCGTCCCTGCTCGTGCGCGTGGCCGCCGATGCGTTGGTCCTGGTCGGTCACCCCCTCCTGCGCGTCCACCAGCAAGAGCGCGACATCGCAGCGATCCACCGCCGCAAACGCCCGCAGCACCGCGTAGTACTCGAAGCTCAGCCGCACTTTGCTCTTGCGGCGGATGCCCGCGGTGTCAATCAGCACCAGGTCGTGGCCGTCCCACGCGCAGCGCGTGTCGAGCGAATCGCGGGTCGTGCCCGGCTCCTGCGACACGATCGCCCGCTCGTGCCCCACCACCGCGTTGACCAGCGACGACTTGCCCACGTTCGGCCGCCCCACCACCGCGAGGTGGATCGCCTCCTCGTCCGCGGCGCTCTCCGGCGGCGTCGGCAGCAGCTCCCCCAGGCGATCAAGCAGCACATCCACGTCCATGCCGTGGATGGCGGACACCGCGATCGGCTCGCCCAGCGCGAGGCCATAGAACTCCTGCGCGTTTTCCATGCGCGCGCGGCTCTCGACCTTGTTCGCCACCAGCAGCACCGGCTTGCCGGTGCGCCGCAGCATCTCCGCCACTTCGTAGTCCAGCCCGCTCAGGCCCTCCTTGGCGTCCACCACGAACAGGATGACCTGCGCCTCCTCGATCGCGACCTGCGCCTGGTCGCGCACCTGCTGCAGCAAGGGCGCGTCGCCAGCCGCCTTGCCCTCGCCGGTTTGCAGCCCTCCGGTGTCAATCACGGTGAAGTGCTGGCCCTGCCACTCGCAGTCGGCGTAGATGCGGTCGCGGGTGATGCCCGGCGTCTCCTCGACGATGGCGATGCGGCGCCCGGCCAGGCGATTGAACAGGGTGGACTTGCCGACGTTGGGGTGGCCGACGATGGCCACCAGCGGCTTGGCGGTAGTAGCTCGGTCCTCGCTCACGGTGCGGCACGCTTCGGGCAAGCTCCGGACGTCGTCCGCGGCTGGCGGGCCAGCTTGCGCGCCAGCCCCCGCGGCCCCGCGGCATGGATGACCTTCTTTCCCAGCCGCCGCGACAACTCCTCTAACGTGAAGCTGTCCAGGAACTCGTCCTCGCGCAGAGCGCTCGACGGCAGGACGATTACGTCGCCGAGCTCTCGCCCCGCCAGCGCGTCCGCCACCTCCGCCCCCGCGAGCAGACCGGCGACGGTGATGGTCTCGCCGAACAGGCGGTTGGTCACGGCGACGACCTGCGCGTACGCCCCGTGAGCGCTCATCCGCGCCGCCATG of the Armatimonadota bacterium genome contains:
- a CDS encoding thymidylate synthase produces the protein MIPGSQPVIAVSGRTLPEAWQNAMLALYEGGLDTATSFDRAGDPQSKDATVIVTVEEPFAEPRLHKRAIPAGLEELEIYRLEVVAGVHDHWVNRFGEEWNYTYHERLRAYDAGDGKPVDQVATMLDQICEARDLYRRRFQVVTWIPAVDPHIIDPPCLQRLHVRLLPTPDGAWTLNLNTDWRSRDGYKAWFMNVFAITDLQRLLAQEIGERRGVEVRVGRYCDKSDSLHIYGKDLEGVGGFSGFLQRLREKPLDELCWSSEFCRPMFVEARHRLAAQLDAERRGLGKGVIAAGVDAATFPYPAEWDR
- a CDS encoding lysophospholipid acyltransferase family protein encodes the protein MRQPSHQRAAVLRAVWPKRLPRRLFYFFCAKAIRLWLFVFCHWRVSGRRHFPRRGGVILAPNHTSYLDPPVAAVAVDRQVFFMAKSELFEVALLGPLIHALGAFPVRRGVADRAALRQAEQILRGGEPVMVFPEGTRSQDGRLTPAELGIAMLALRTGAPVVPMGVDGTDRALARHSFIIRPAGIRIRIGPALTFDDLRGDGPLRRETAQAAARRITAALADLLPRWRAATWHRTARGG
- a CDS encoding zinc ribbon domain-containing protein; this encodes MTCVRCGADVPEQAGFCPQCGQPVTAGKPPEGSPVNVPQAPPAPRRAGLAGRLSLIEWLLKYRAHVIQDIADERHLGRYAADALLVTVVCSVFYGFVVGVSVGGWQTLYDPIKLPWVLVFTLLLCLPTLYVFSAYLGSGLSLAQVSVVTFSATAVVSITLLAFAPVIWFFMFTAPDSHHFWVLLNVVVFAAAGAFGVGFLVRAMRQLHAQRAEFPKVRRLVNWWVVLYAVVGAQMSWLLRPYFTATDVFIRPRGGNFFVAVLRTLIEWLSGRGW
- a CDS encoding RNA polymerase sigma factor; its protein translation is MEALSDAGDAVALDRPRATGARADLGGLYDGHAAAVYRLLLAVLRSPEDAQDALGEVFLKAARRDWRRIRNPRAYLLASARNQAISMLRRPHREQPTDPSHACFFDASCLDQEQALPVERAEGALRELPPDQREVVVLKVYEGLTFAEIAAITRARPNTVASRYRYAIEKLRRALGGAE
- a CDS encoding NAD(P)H-dependent glycerol-3-phosphate dehydrogenase — its product is MSDSRPPAAIVGAGSWGTALAALLGRAGQAVRLWARRKQMAESLRLRRENQQYLPGVTLAESVEPLDDLGAAVAGAEMVTLAVPSQGMRETVRALRPHLAPQHFLISTAKGLEHDTGLRMTQVITHELPAPWGACPACLSGPNLAAEVAAGIATTSVIACADRERARRAQQLFMQPTFRVYTNSDVVGVELGGALKNVIAIGAGINDGLGFGENTKAALVTRGLAEITRLGVALGAAAATFIGLSGIGDLVATCASRRSRNHYVGYHLARGRALADILAGMDNMIAEGVQTTRAAVRLAEQAGVDMPITRAVHAVLFEDMQPAQAVRRLMLRDARDECE
- the plsY gene encoding glycerol-3-phosphate 1-O-acyltransferase PlsY, whose amino-acid sequence is MSAALPPVLLMVGSYVLGSLPFGLWVAKAWSGVDIREVGSGNIGTTNVLRVAGKRAALVVFVLDAGKGAVAVLAAKALAAHGGYAGGAATALTLGAGAMALLGHTCSIFLGFRGGRGVATGFGVVAAMSWPVGLSGLAVFVGLAAITRIVSVASIVSAASMPIFMLAYRQPRPYTVFAALAAVLVIALHAPNLRRLLRGEESKIGSSRSDSPPGKGHEHE
- a CDS encoding NUDIX domain-containing protein, which produces MGSERAPIKSGRDKMHERTLDEIVPAGAPQGAGIFTRLNDNRYMFCLNDASLAGSGGGRLELGRIGGRREHAETWGQCIQRELMEEVGCRATVESAAQCFYADLDGHPSEIAVSTLPRPLLISRQPVSRDVIPEGVYYNVVFWARLQGEPRPLSEIHGLVLLEEALLRLIMSAAFTVRRLQAAGVEIIPARELDPDAKVGLGRAPSVLVELLNRGQAG
- the der gene encoding ribosome biogenesis GTPase Der, translating into MSEDRATTAKPLVAIVGHPNVGKSTLFNRLAGRRIAIVEETPGITRDRIYADCEWQGQHFTVIDTGGLQTGEGKAAGDAPLLQQVRDQAQVAIEEAQVILFVVDAKEGLSGLDYEVAEMLRRTGKPVLLVANKVESRARMENAQEFYGLALGEPIAVSAIHGMDVDVLLDRLGELLPTPPESAADEEAIHLAVVGRPNVGKSSLVNAVVGHERAIVSQEPGTTRDSLDTRCAWDGHDLVLIDTAGIRRKSKVRLSFEYYAVLRAFAAVDRCDVALLLVDAQEGVTDQDQRIGGHAHEQGRAQVVVVNKWDLVQRAAAAQQEKEQLAPAENRTLMKDFARQARSQLAFMQYAPIVFISATERWGLDDLMRTGVAAAQQHAMRVSTPELSRLVREAAQARPLAIKGKPLRIYYATQPRVRPPTFVLFVNHPELVHFSYLRYLENRIRHRFGLEGTPVRMIVRESAGADESRRGRRGK
- a CDS encoding dCMP deaminase family protein yields the protein MTDAPTTPGLVCLRPEWDEYFMLLAKLAAIRSTCLSRPAGAVIVLDRQVLATGYNGSMPGVAHCTDKGVCFRRSAGAGENDKYDICRAIHAEANAIAQAARRGVSIEGATVYTTLAPCFVCTKLMASARIRRVVYEHEYESPDRERDEIWRRALDDAGIECAQLTLTPDTVRRAGELISGVTSLRRPLSATGEPLKPPTDFTDDTD